One Leptospiraceae bacterium genomic window, ATCTTATATAATTCTTCCGGACTCATTTCTACTTTATCAATATTTCTTCCAGACTGTCCGATTCACATAATCGGTATAACTATGGATAATGCGGACAACTTGTTTAGAAACAGGACCACCTTCATAATCTTTTACTATAGGTATCGTCCTCTTTTTATAGTCATGCTGCATAGTAATAACTTTAATTGATTCCAATATTCTCTCTTGTTTTAGCCCACTCATAATTAAAGTTCCTTCATCCATACCTTCTGGCCTTTCATGAGCATTTCTTATAGTTATCGCAGGTAAATTAAGTAAAGATGCTTCTTCTGTAATAGTACCACTATCAGAAAGAATACAAAAAGCAGACATCTGTAATGAAAGATAATCTATTAATCCGAATGGCTTCATAAACTGTATTAACGGATGGACTTCAATTTCAGTCAAAGATTCCAATCGCTTCCTGGTTCTTGGATGTGTAGAAACTATCACCGGATATTGGTATTCTTTTGCTATTGAATTTAAGGAGATCAACAAATCTAATAGATTTTCTTTTGTATCAACATTTTCTTCCCTATGGGTACTTACTATAAAATATTGATATTTGTTTAATCTTAATGAATCAAGTATTTCTGATTTTTCTATTTTAGGTAAATAGTAGTTTATAACCTCATCCATATGAGAACCGGTTTTTATAATTGTCTCAGGTCTTATACCCTCATCTAACAAATATCTCCTGGCATGTTCTGTTAATACCATATTTATATCACTCAGATGATCCACCACCTTACGATTTAACTCTTCGGGAACTCTTTGATCAAAACATCGATTTCCTGCTTCCATGTGGAATACAGGAATCTTCCTTCTTTTAGCAGGTATTACGGCCAAACATGTATTTGTATCTCCATACAACATAAGAGCATCCGGTTTAACTTCCTCAAAAATTTCATCCGATCTGGTGATTACCTCAGCAATAGTCTTTGCCACGGTATCTGATGCAACATTTAGAAAATAATCCGGTTTTCGAATTTCTAAATCATCAAAAAAAACTTGATTTAATTCATAATCATAATTCTGTCCGGAGTGAACCAGAGTATGGCTGGTATATTTATCCAACTCAGCAATCACTCTACTCATTTTTATCAATTCGGGTCTAGTTCCGACCAAGGTCATCACTTTAAGCATTAAGTTCTTCCTGTATATAACTTAGTTTTAAAAGTAAAGTTTTGATTCCTTCTATATTCAATCTTTCTGTATTATGTGAAGTATAATCATCTAATTCAGAAACTTTTTGCTCACCTTCTACAAAATATTTTTTATAATTTAAATCACGATTATCTGCGGGTATTCTAAAATATCTTCCCATATCTTCTGCTTTGGCCATTTCTTCTCTCGATACTAAGGATTCATATAATTTTTCACCATGTCTGGTTCCGATTATTTTTATTTCATTTTGTTTCCGAAAAAGTTCTTTTAAAGCCAATGCCAAATCTGCTATAGTGGAGGCCGGTGCTTTTTGAATGAATAGATCACCCTGCTTTGCATGATTAAACGCATGCAATACCAGGTCTACAGAATCTTCTAGAGACATTAAGAACCTTGTCATATTCGGATCTGTGACCGTCAATGGCTCAGCTTTTTTCAGTTGTTCAATAAACAAAGGAATGACCGAACCTCTTGAGGCCATTACATTCCCATATCTGGTAGCACACAAAACTGTTATATCATTCATAATATTCCTGGATTTTGCCACCATCACTTTCTCTGCCATAGCTTTTGATATCCCCATTGCATTGATAGGATAAACAGCTTTATCAGTACTAAGAACCACTACTCTTTTGACTTGATTAGCTATAGCTGCACTCAATACATTATCTGTTCCTATCACATTGGTTTTAATGGCTTCCATTGGATAAAACTCACAGGAAGGCACCTGTTTTAAAGCGGCAGCATGAAAGATATAATCAACTCCAATAGTAGCCTGGTAAATACTGTCGTAATCTCTAACATCACCAATATAGAATTTAAGCTTATCATTAGATAAGGAAATTCTCATATCTTCCTGTTTTTTTTCATCCCTGCTAAATACACGAATCTCTTTTACATCCGTGTCTAAAAATCTTTTCAAAACAGTATTTCCAAAAGAGCCTGTACCACCGGTGATAAGCAATACTTTATTATCAAACATTTTTTCTATCCATATAATCAAGTTTATATCTCAACATTCTCTGAATCAACTCATCCCAATTCGGAGGAACATAACCCGTTACTTTTCTAAATTTTTCTGAATTTAAAGAACGATCAATAATTACTTCTTGATTTTCAATAATATTAATATTTTTCCGGTAGTGTTTTTTCACTATTTGTAATAGATTATATTTATCTATTGGCTCAGTGGATATATGATATAGACCATATAAGTTTGGATTTGGGAGTATGTATTCTTTAATGATATGAGCTAATTCTATTGTTGGAAAACCGGAAAATATAGCCTTTTTATATCCATTTACAATTCCTTGTTGAGACAAAAACCAATCTATTAAAGAATAATTTGAATTTAACTCATGTCCTATAATTGATGTTCTGATTGTAAAAACATGCTCTTTATCATGAATCTCGCCTATGTATTTTGACTTGCCATACAAATCTTCTGCATCAGAGATATCTTCTTCAATATACATACCTTTCTTACCGGAAAATACGCAATCAGTACTTATATGTATCAAACGAGCATTCATCAATTCACATAATCCACTTAATCTATGAGGTAGCATAGAATTAATTGGTAATACAGTTAAAGGATCTTTTGCATTTCCCTGTTGTTTTATAATTCCTATACAGTTAATTACTATATCAGGTTTGACTTCTTTAAACAATTTTACAAGATTATCTTGTTTAGTTATATCAACATCTAATATTATTTTTTTTCTCTGTATAGAAGTAAAAAAATCAAGCATGACAGAATTTCTAACCGTTCCCCACACATCGATTTCTGAGTTAGAAAAGTATTTGAATAGGGTGCTACCCAGCATCCCAGTTGTACCTAAGATTAATATTTTCATTG contains:
- the wecB gene encoding UDP-N-acetylglucosamine 2-epimerase (non-hydrolyzing), producing MLKVMTLVGTRPELIKMSRVIAELDKYTSHTLVHSGQNYDYELNQVFFDDLEIRKPDYFLNVASDTVAKTIAEVITRSDEIFEEVKPDALMLYGDTNTCLAVIPAKRRKIPVFHMEAGNRCFDQRVPEELNRKVVDHLSDINMVLTEHARRYLLDEGIRPETIIKTGSHMDEVINYYLPKIEKSEILDSLRLNKYQYFIVSTHREENVDTKENLLDLLISLNSIAKEYQYPVIVSTHPRTRKRLESLTEIEVHPLIQFMKPFGLIDYLSLQMSAFCILSDSGTITEEASLLNLPAITIRNAHERPEGMDEGTLIMSGLKQERILESIKVITMQHDYKKRTIPIVKDYEGGPVSKQVVRIIHSYTDYVNRTVWKKY
- a CDS encoding polysaccharide biosynthesis protein — protein: MFDNKVLLITGGTGSFGNTVLKRFLDTDVKEIRVFSRDEKKQEDMRISLSNDKLKFYIGDVRDYDSIYQATIGVDYIFHAAALKQVPSCEFYPMEAIKTNVIGTDNVLSAAIANQVKRVVVLSTDKAVYPINAMGISKAMAEKVMVAKSRNIMNDITVLCATRYGNVMASRGSVIPLFIEQLKKAEPLTVTDPNMTRFLMSLEDSVDLVLHAFNHAKQGDLFIQKAPASTIADLALALKELFRKQNEIKIIGTRHGEKLYESLVSREEMAKAEDMGRYFRIPADNRDLNYKKYFVEGEQKVSELDDYTSHNTERLNIEGIKTLLLKLSYIQEELNA
- a CDS encoding SDR family oxidoreductase — encoded protein: MKILILGTTGMLGSTLFKYFSNSEIDVWGTVRNSVMLDFFTSIQRKKIILDVDITKQDNLVKLFKEVKPDIVINCIGIIKQQGNAKDPLTVLPINSMLPHRLSGLCELMNARLIHISTDCVFSGKKGMYIEEDISDAEDLYGKSKYIGEIHDKEHVFTIRTSIIGHELNSNYSLIDWFLSQQGIVNGYKKAIFSGFPTIELAHIIKEYILPNPNLYGLYHISTEPIDKYNLLQIVKKHYRKNINIIENQEVIIDRSLNSEKFRKVTGYVPPNWDELIQRMLRYKLDYMDRKNV